One Cryomorphaceae bacterium genomic window, CCCGCCTGCCGGCGTGCAGGCCCGCCTGCCGGCGTGCAGGCCCGCCTGCCATCATAAGTTCTTGAAGACGGGTAGTTAGGAGTTAAACACTCCTGTTAATGCATAACCCGGGTTCAATTCAAAATACGTAAGTTTGAAACATGGATGAAAGCCGGGATATACGTTGGAACAGCGTTTTCAAAATTTTGAGCAGTCAATGACACTGCTGGCTCGTGCAGTTGAGCTCAAATCGCCGTCAATCATTGAAAAGGCGGGAATGATTCAATTTTTTGAAATCTGCTTCGAGCTGTCGTGGAAGGTGCTTAAAGATTACCTCGGCGCGCAGGGCTTTGCTGACTTGAAATACCCCAGAGAGATTATCAAAAAGGCCTTTGAGGTGGAGTTGATTGAAGACGGGGAGAAATGGCTGGAAGCTCTTCAGAATCGAAATTTGACAGCGCATACCTACGACGAAAAAATAGCCAACCAGGTGGTTAAATCCATTCGGCTCAGGTATTACCCGGAATTGCTCAAAATGTATGAGCTGCTCAAAGCAAAGTTGTAGCGATGTTTGGTCTGAAGGACTCCGATATCGAAGCCATGAATCATGTGCTCAGGGCTTTTCCGGGGATTGAGGAAGCCGTGATTTTTGGTAGTCGCGCAATGGGAAATTACCGCAGGGGGAGCGACGTGGATATTGCATTGTTTGGAGAAGGAGTGGATGTTGATACAGCTCAGAAAGTGGCGTGGCAACTGAATGAAGAAACCTTGATGCCTTATCGCTTTGATGTGTTGAGTTATGCTAATATTTCCAACCCCGACTTAAGAGATCATATTCGGCGAGTAGGTTTAACGTTGTATTCAACGAACCCGCATCGCATCGCAGGTGAACCGGTTGAAGAATACTTGAAAAGCAAGTGAAAAGTGCGCTGCTCCGAATTTCCCCAAGAGTAATTACATTGCGTCCGAAATGCTGATAAAGGGCGACAAGAAAGTCATTCGCGGATGGGCCATGTACGACTGGGCCAACTCGGTGTATTCGCTGGTGATCACCTCCACCATTTTCCCCATTTTTTATGAGTCCATATCGGTGATCAAAACGCCCGAAGGCGATGTCATTACTGACCTTGTATTTGAAGCCACAGGCTATCGCAATACGGCACTATACAGCTACACCATGTCGGCAGCCTTTTTACTGGTGGCCATCATTTCGCCCTTGCTATCGGGAATTGCCGATTATACTGGAAGCAAGAAGAACTACCTCATGTTTTTCTGCTATCTCGGATCGGCGGCGTGTATCGGGCTGTACTTTTTTGATATGAACAGCTTGTTTTTCGGCATGTCGATGGTGTTTGTTGCCTGCGCCGCGTTTTGCGCCAGCCTGGTGTTTTACGACGCCTACCTGCCCGAAATAGCTGAGCCCAAAGACCATGACCGCGTGAGTGCTCAGGGTTATGCGATGGGATACATCGGCAGCGTGTTGCTATTGCTGCTCAACCTGAGCATGATCATGATGCCCGAATGGTTTGGCATCGATCCCGAGAATAAATCACTGCCCGCGCGGCTGAGCTTTCTGTCGGTTGGAATCTGGTGGGCGGGTTTTGCGCAGTTCACATTTTTCAGGTTGCCCGCCAATGTGTACGGCCGAAAACCCAAAGGCGATGTGATTCGCAAAGGCTACCTGGAGCTGGTAAAAGTGTGGCATGAACTCAAACAAACCAAACGCCTGTGGCGCTACCTGCTCGCGTTTTTTGTGTTCAACACCGCGGTGCAAACGGTGATGTACATGGCCGCCACTTTTGCCGCCAAAGAGGTAAAGCAAATCAATAGCAACGGCAATGTAGAGCCCATGAGTGCCGACAGCTTGATCATCAGTATTCTCATCATTCAGTTGGTGGCCATTGTGGGGGCTATTTTCTTTTCAAAACTCTCTTCGAGAATCGGCAATATCCGCGCGCTGATGGTCTCGGTAGTCATCTGGATTGGCGTGTGCGTGGCGGCGTATTACGTGCATTTCGACACCCAGTTTTTTGTGGTGGCCGGTGTGGTGGGGCTGGTGATGGGCGGCATCCAGTCGTTGTCGCGCTCAACCTACGCCAAGTTTCTGCCCGATACCATCAACCACACTTCGTACTTTTCGTTTTACAACGTGTGCTACTACCTGGGCACTGTGTTGGGCACTTTTGCATACGGACTGGCTTTTCAGCTTACCGGCACATTGCGCGCTTCGATTTTCGCCATCGGGTCGTTCTTTGTGATTGGGTTGATTATGCTGTTGTTTGTACCCAAAGAGGAAGTGGCCATTGAGCGCGAAACGGAGCGGGCTTCGGGGTATTAGTTTTGTGCAATTCAGGACATAAATGCTTCCTCGCACCTTAATGTCACGCTGAGCGATTAGCGAAGTGTCTAATACCGCGTGATTCCGCGAGCCATTACTTTCTGGAGAGTACATGATCTTAGACTCTTCACTGCGTTCAGAGTGACAACAAACTTCGAAATGCAGTTCGTAAAATGCAGGGTGCTAACCTAATGTTTTACTACCCGCACCGCTTCCGAGCCGTGTTCGTTTCTAAGGTGCAACAGGTACATCCCCGGAGGATAACCAGTTAAATCCAGCACCACCCGGTTTTCATTGACTTGCCGCTGCATAACCCGCTGCCCGCTCAGGTTGTACACTTCCATGTGGGTTGTTCCTGAATAGTAGTTGGTAAACAACACATTAAACTGCCCGTTTCCGGGATTCGGAAACACCGTGGCCAGTTGTTTCTGCATGTGATCAATGGAGGTATCAATCACAAACTCATTCTGCGTGGTATTGGTCACAATGGCCTCGTTAAAGTCGAAGAAGATGTGGGCGGTGTTTTCAATCACCGTGCCCACGGGTAATCCCTCCACGGCTTTGATGCGGTATTGCACGTAGCCGATGCTGCCTTCAAAATCGGTGGTGCTGTCGGGCAGCATAATGTTGTTGAAGCGAAAGGTAAGCACATTGCCGTGAAGGTAGGTCAGCACCGGGTGGCTGTAGGCGGTGACTTCAAAGGTGTTTAAATCCAGGTTGGTATCCAGCGTGTCGGCCAAACGAATGTTAAATGCCGGCGCGGTACCTGTATTCTGAAAGTAAATGGTGTAGTTGAAGTAGTCGTCAAATCCGGGGGCTACATCGTGTGGCCAGACTTGTTTGATATTGGGGTCGTAGGAGTTTACTACTTCGTAGCAGTGGTTGTAGGTGTTGTTGGCAGGATTAAAATCTCCATCAATCGGAGTCACAACAATATCCACACATACCAGATCGCCCGTCTGAGCGGTGGTGTCGGTTTCCAACAACAGATTAAAATCCTGCTGCATATTTACCAAAGAAAAATCCGCAATATCATAGGTGAATTGCAGATCACCGGAAACAATGGGTGTGAGGGCATTGTTAGCAGGGCCCACGTAGGTCACCGGTCCATCGATATTGACTGTTACGGATCCGCTCAATCCTTGTGCGCATTGCAGGCCATACCAGTTGTTCATTTCTATCGCAGTTATATTTAGGGTGTGCACCTGTCCGGGAAAAGCCCAGCCTGTATTAACTACCGATTGTACCCCGACATCAAAACCGGACATACATTCCACACCAAAATCCACGTTCAATGCAGAGGACTCGTTCGCAGTTAACTCGACTAGTTGCGAATCCCCAGGGTCATCACACGATATCTGGAAAGGCATGTTCTCAGTGACGAGTTGCACAGTATAGTTCCCTGAACTAGCCGCAAAATTATAGATGGAATTTCCAAAGGTGAACGTAGTTGCCAGTAGATCACCAGATTCGTTAAAAATATTGAGTGGTACATTTATAATCCCAGATTCTGTTTCATCTTCTTCGCAATTGGTGTTGATGTCATGGTAAACAGTACCTGAAATTCCATCTAAACTGCTGCATCCGTATGGATTGCCTTCAGGATCGCTCATGTTGCAAAGGGGATAGGAAAGCCATTGCGAATTATCGGCTCCACTCATTGCCTGCAAATAGTTGGGCAGGCAAGTAAATGGGTTGTTCGAAATATTAAAATAATTGATATTCGAACTCGTAAGTGATACCGGTAAAATTGGGAGGCACAGTATATTGTTGGAGTCACATAATAATTCTATTAGCGTCGAAGGTAACTCTGGAAGAAAATTAAGCTCATTGGATTGGCATCTAAGCGCCGTGAGTGAGTTTGGTAAATCAGGAAGGTCAGTAAGGTAATTTCCCCCACAGTCAAATAATAGTAGTGATTGAGGTAGTTCAGGGATTACCGTAAGGTTGTTGTGAGCGCATTGAAAATACGTCAGAGATGGTGGTAATTCCGGTAGCAATGTGAGGTTGTTATTATTGCATGCCAAACTTGTAAGTGCATTGGGTAAGTCTGGCAGTGAGGTCAGATTGTTGAAATCGCAATTAAGGAACCAGAGATTTTGCGGTAACTCGGGTATGGAAGTTAAAGAATTGTTATCGCACCTGAGATAAGTGAGTGACTCGGGCAATTCAGGTAGAGACGAAAGATTATTGTTGTAGCATCTCAATATGGAGAGTGATTGTGGTAATTCAGGTAGAAAGACGAGGTTGTTGTCGTTACATTTGAGCTCAGTAATAGATGAAGGCAATTCTGGAAGGGTGGTAATGTTATTATTAAAGCATTCTAACTCTACCAGCGATGGGGGCAGTGTTGGCAGCGAGTAAAGGTTGTTGTGCCTGCACAACAGGGTTGTAATCAAAGGTGGCAATTCAGGTAATTCGGTAAGATTGTTGTTCGAGCAATTGAATAGTCCTTCGAGAGACTGAGGTAATGCAGGTAGTTCGGTAAGACTGTTGCTGGAACAATTCAAATGCTTAAGCAATTGAGGTAATTCTGGTAGATATGCCAGATTGTTGTTGCTACACCAAAGGACTTCTAAATTTACGAAGTACTCAATTCCGGTGAGTTCCGTAATATTTGAACCATTGACATTTATAGAAGTTGCATTCACAACATCCGCACATTGAGTATCCATCTGGTTCCCATCCATACATTCCGGAAAAAGCTCATTGAGCTTATTCGCAAAATTGTCATCAGGAATCGTAACCCACTGCGCCGAAGCGAACAGACCGGTGCTCATCAAAAGAGCGAGAAGAATTGATTTTTGCATGACTGGTTTGGTTTATAGAGTGAGTTAAATTTATTGTTTAATCAATTTTAATGTCTCTGATCCCCTCTCATTGCGAACGTGCAAAAAGTACATTCCGGCAGGATAACCGACCAGATCGAGTACTACCTGGTTTTCATTGACTTGCCGCTGCATCACCCGCTGCCCGCTCAGGTTGTACACTTCCATGTGGGTTGTCCCTGAATAGTAGTTGGTAAACAACACATTAAACTGACCGTTTGCGGGATTGGGAAATACCGTGGCCAGTTGTTGTTGTGGTTGATTTGCGGAGGTGATAATCACAAACTCATTTTGCGTGGTATTGGTCACAATGGCTTCGTTGAAGTCGAAGTAGATGTGTGCGGTGTTTTCTATCACGGTGCCCACAGGCAAACCCTCCACGGCCTTGATGCGGTACTGCACGTACCCGATGCTGCCTTCAAAATCAGTCGTGCTATCGGGAAGCATGATGTTATTGAATCGGAAGGTGAGCACATTGCCGTGCAGGTAGGTCAACACCGGGTGGCTGTAGGCGGTCACTTCAAAGGTGTTTAAATCCAGGTTGGTGTCCAGCGTATCGGCCAAACGAATGTTAAATGCCGGTGCGGTACCCGTATTCTGAAAATAAATGGTGTAGTTGAAGTAATCGTCATATCCAGGGGCTACATCATGCGGCCAGACTTGTTTGATGTTGGGGTCGTAGGAGTTAAAAACTTCATAGCACTGGGAATGGGTGTTGTTGTCAGGATTAAAATCTCCATCAATCGGATCTACAACAATATCCACGCATATCAGGTCGCCTTCTTGAGCTGTGGTATCGGTTTCCAATAACAGTCGAAAATCCTGGTGCATATTTACCAAAGAAAAATCCGCAATATCGTAGGTAAACTGAAGGTCTCCCGTTACGGTTGGAGTAAGCGCGCCACCGGCTGGCCCTGCGTAACTTACCGGTCCATCAACATATACCGTTACAGTGCCTTCCACATCTTCGGCACATTGCAGGCCGTGCCATGCTGACATATCCCCTGAGGCTATTTTCAAGGTATGAATCTGCCCGGGAAAAACCCAACCTGTGGTCAAAACGGATTGCACCCCGACATCAAACCCCGGCGAGCATTCGACGCCAAAATTTACGTTCAGTGCAATAGGTTCGTCCGTAGTCAACTCTACCTCTTGTGAACCGCCGGGATTAGCACATGAGGTTTGAAATGGCATGTTCTCCGTTACCAATTGCACTGTGTAGTTCCCCGGATCTGCTGCAAAGTTGTAAAGTGCACTTTCGCCACTTCCGAATGAATTCGCGGTTGCCACTATCTCATCAAACTCATTCAGCAGTTTGATGGTGGCATTGACTACGCCAACCTCCGCTTCGTTTTCCAGGCAGTCACCATTTATGTCGTTATAAACAGTACCTGCAATACCGTCGATTGTGCTGCAGTTGTTGGGGTTGCTTTCAAGTTCGCCGAGTCCACATAGCGGATAGGTTAACCATACTGAATTAGTTGGCCCATCCATTGCCGGCACATAATTGGGCAGGCAGGTTAAGGGGTTGAGAGAAATATTAAAGTTAGATGTAGAGGAATTCGTAAGTGACAATGGTAGAGTTGGTAAGCAATTTAGCGAGTTACTATGGCATAGCAGCATTGAAAGTGATGGGGGTAATTCCGGTAGCCAGGTGATGCTATTGTATTGGCACTGCAATTCTACCAACGATATGGGTAACTCTGGCAAAGCAGTCAGTTCATTTTCACCGCACCTCAGCTGCGTGAGCGATTCAGGTAATACAGGCAGGGAGTTAAGATTGTTTTGGGCGCACCACAACTGTGTCAGCGCTGAAGGCAATTGAGGTATGGTGATAATATTATTGCTGTGACACCTCAGCTCCGTCAGTGTTGAAGGTAATTCCGGTATGGCGGTGAGTTGGTTGAAGAAGCAGATCAGCTTCGTGAGGTTAGGAGGTAGTTCCGGTAGCGATGTGAGATTGTTACCGTTACACCACAATTCTGTGAGGGTTGTGGGTAATTCTGGCAACGAACTGAGGATGTTGTTGTTGCTACAATTCAATACCTCTAGGTTTACAAAGTATTCAAGGCCTGTGAGGTCAGCAATATTTGCGAGTTGCACATTGAGCACAGTTGCATTTACTATACCCGGACAATCTGTATTCATTTGGTTTCCGTTCATACATGATGGAAACTGTTGGTTCAATCTATTCACAAAATTCGCATCAGGAATCGTCACCCAATTCTGCGCCGAAACCGGCATAGCGAGGGATAAAAGAAGCGGAAGGAGGATTAACTTTTTCATGGCGATTTGGTTAAGGTTGGGTCTGAATTCGCTGAAAAAAAACGGGTTGGGGCGAATGATGACCAAAACCGCCTGAATCTCACGGGAAAGACGAAGCAATAACCAGAAGGTTGCTATTTTTTTTACCACGTGTCGGGCGGCTCACTCTGATACATCACCGGTGAATGCTACCTTTGCAGCCGCAAACAGCCAGTATGTACGACATTGCCATTATCGGAGGAGGAATTGTTGGTGCCGCAACAGCCTACAAGCTGCAAACACGGCACCCGAATCTCCGCATCGTGCTGCTCGAAAAAGAAAACCTGCTCGCCGATCACCAGACCGGACACAATTCTGGCGTGATTCACTCGGGACTCTATTATAAACCCGGTTCCCTCAAGGCCATCAACTGCATGAAGGGTCGGGTAGAGCTGGTAGAGTTTGCCAAAACCTACGGCATCGATCACGACGTGTGCGGCAAAGTGGTGGTGGCCACGCACGAGGCCGAACTGCCCTACATGGAGAACATCCGGCAAACGGGTGCCGCCAATGGGCTAACCGGAATTGAAAAACTCACCCCGGAGCAAATTCGCGAAATTGAACCACATTGCTTTGGTATTGGCGGGCTGTTTGTGCCCCAAACCGGAATTATTGATTTCAGGGCAGCTACCGCGAAGATGGTTGACCTTATGCTGGCCGCCAATCCGGAAAGCGCCCTTCGACTGGGCGAGGAAGTGCTGCGCATTGATAAACACGCCGAGCACTCGGTACTGCATACGAGCAAAGGTATTATAGAGGCGCGCTTCACTATCTTCTGCGCCGGACTTCAGGCCGACCGTATGGCCAAAAAAGACCAGGTTTACATTGCCGAAAAAGTGGTGGGCTTCCGTGGCGATTACTACGAACTCACGGATCAGGCTAAGCACAAAGTAAAAAACCTGATATACCCCGTGCCCAATCCCGATTTCCCGTTTTTGGGCGTGCACTTCACCCGCATGACTAACGGCGAAATTGAATGCGGCCCCAATGCGGTTTTTACTTTTAAACGCGAAGGCTACGGCAAAACCGATTTCAACCTGAATGATACCCTCGATGCGCTGAGCTACGGCGGTACCTGGCGACTCTTTCTCGGAAACATCTCATTCGGAATCAATGAGTACCGCCGCGCTTTCTCCAAGAAACTCTTCTTAAAGACCCTGCAGAGATTGATTCCTTCGCTCGAAATGGACGATCTGAAACCGGGTCGCTCGGGTGTACGGGCCATGCTGCTCAAAAAAGACGGCGATACCAAAGACGATTTCAGGATTGAGTTCGGCCACCGCAGTATTCACGTGCTCAACGCTCCGTCACCCGCGGCAACAGCGTCATTGGCCATTGGTGGCCAGGTGGCCGATATGGCGAAGCAGCAGTTTGGATTATAGAGGCAGTACTACCCGAATAGTTTTTTGCTGTCCAGCTTTTTAGGTGTGCATAGCACTGCAATGTGATGGTCGTTGTTGATGACCCGTTCGCAATCGGCCTGGTTGATGTTGCCTTTGTTGTCGTTGTCATTGAGCGAAATGGCAATGAGATCGGCGCCCCATGAATGGGCAAATTTGAGTGTTTGTTTGGCAACACCGGCCGAGAATACCGTGGGCGATTCCTCCGTTTCAGAATAGCGGATGTCTGCCTCATCGAGCATTTTACGGCTTAACGCTATGTGAGCTTTTACCTTGCGTTCATCCATCATGGGGTGGTGAAGGGCGTACAACATCACCTCTCCGTTAAACCACTTCGCAAAGGGAATCACGCTTTTGACCTTTTCCTCAAATGGCTCGATATCATCAATCGGTAGCAGGATTTTCCGATAAGATTCGGTTACAGGTGTTTCATCTTGTACAATAGCAGACGGAACAGACACGTTGCGCAAAATGCCCAGGATTCGCGCCCCAAAGAGATGTTGTGCGATACCGCGGATGCCCTCAGTTCCCATCACTAACATGCGGGGTGAGTGTGATTGAAGCACCCGCACGAGGTCGTCCATCGGGTCATGACCCCGTTCAATAATATAGCCCACACGCACACCGTGATCGCCTGAAATCTCCTCGCAGATAGATTCCATACGCTTGCGCTCTGCGTCGGTGGTGTCGCTGTCTGCAATGTGCAGAAGGGTAATCATATCTCCGGTTTTACGGGCAATGTGTACGGCCTGCAAAATAGCGGTGCTGTCGGAAACCGAGAAATCTGTTGGAATGATAATGCCTTGTGCGCTCATGGTTTAAGAGTTCATTTTTCTGGTTCGGTGGAAGCCGTTGAGCCTCCTTCGGAAAGGTCGGGTTTCGAATCGGATGTTGCTTCCTGGCGGTTGAGCATTTCGTCCAGTAATTCATGCGCGGGGTCGTTGCTGCCGTCATCATCACCGGCATCGGATTCGGTTTTGATTTTTTTCGCGAAGAAGGTTTTCATGTACCACATGCCGTCTTTGCGTGAGGAAATATGTATGACCAGCGCTGAGCAGATTACAATACTCAGCAAAATGATGGAAAAGGTAAGATTCTGAATAATCTGCCCTTGTACCACCAGAAATTCGTTGTTGCGCTCAAGGCCCAGTTGCAGGGGTAAGGCAGCTAAAATGGCTGGCACAATTCCTTTGGGCGCCATCACGCTCATCATACCCAAATCGCGTACGCTGTGTTGTGTGGGTATAGTAAACTTGGTGCTCCAGGGCCGAAGAACAAGAATGAGCAAAATGATGATTGAAGAGGCAATGTACACGATTGGGTAGGCAAAGACAATATTAAGACCAATGTAAACAAAAAAGAATGTAGCGAAAACGAAAACGAGCTCGGAAAACAGTAGTTTTTCTTCTCTTAGAAGTGGTTTAGGAATCCATCTGGATCCTAGTTTTTTTGAAGGAAGTAAGTAGCTGTTGGCAAGTGCAAAACCAAAAGTAAGCGAGGCTATACCACCATTCAGGTTGAAATATTCGCTGGTTCCGTAAATGATGAAAAGTACTCCCAGATTTATTAAGATGTGATTCTGTAGTTCCCTAATGAGATTCAAGGAAATAGACCATAAATAACCTGAAACAAGTCCGATAAGAGAAGCTAGGAAGAAAGCCTTCAGTATTTTAAGACTGATTGTACCAAAATCTACCTTTCCTAATGCCATTGCATCAAAAATGGCCAAGCCGACAACCAAACACAAAACGTCGCTAATTGCAGATTCCAGAATGAGGTATGTGGATGAGGTTTGGTCAGTCTTTATCTGCTTCAACATAGGGATAACTATTGCAGATGAAGTGCCTCCGCAAATTGCCCCGAAAAAGACGGCTGCTATTAATTCGAGTTCCGGAAAAAAAAGTAAAGCCACGATGGTTGCAACTGTTGCACTCGCAACAAAATTTGATGCTGTGAACATGACTGAAGGTACAAAGGCTTTGTTCGAATTTCGTATGCTCAAATTTGTTCCGCTTTCATAGAGCAGTAGGATAAGCGTTACTGCAGAAAAAACGGGCCCCATTTTGCCAAAATCATCAGGGCTTACGAGCTTGAGTACAGGGCCTATCACAATTCCAAAAAGAATGAACAAAAGAGCGTTTGGAATGCGTGTGAAGCTGAAAATCCGGTTAAAAAAATGCGCGCCAAAAATCAGCAGACCCAAACCAATGATGAAGACAGGTGTTTCCATGCGCTTTGAGTCCAAAGATGACCATAATTGTTGAATGGCCACAAGCAGGTCTGTCAAATTGTGGACTAGGGGTGTGTTGAATTACTTAAATTCGTGCCGTTATATGATTGTGTTACGATGCGCCGAAAGGGGTTATAAAATGAGATAGTATGTACTTAATGAGTGCAATTGAATTTAGCCTTCCGTTAAAGAATCCGGTGTTGATTTTTTCATTGATTCTTTTCATTGTTTTGTTTGCCCCGCTCGTGTTAAATAAATTCAAGATTCCCCCGATCATTGGGTTAATTATTGCTGGCGCTATAATCGGGCCGAATGGGCTGAATTTTATGCTCAGGGACAGTAGTATTGTTTTGTTTGGAACTGTCGGTTTGCTATACATAATGTTTTTAGCCGGACTGGAGATTGACATGGCTGACTTTAAGAAGAACAGTTGGCGAAGTATTTTTTTTGGATTACTTACCTTTTTGATTCCTATGTCTTTAGGAACTTTGGCCGGACTCTATCTGCTCGGGTTCGGTATTTTGACTTCTGTTTTACTAGCCAGTATGTTTGCGTCTCACACATTACTGGCATACCCACTAATTAGCAAACTGGGGCTAGCAAAAAACAGAGCCGTTAATGTTACGGTGGGGGGTACGGTGATTACAGATACCCTTGCCCTTCTTGTATTAGCTGTTGTTGTTGGTATGTCGGCCGGTGAGATCACTGAAGAATTTTGGATCAGGCTCGGAATTTCAGTAGCAGTATTCGGCCTCGTAGTCATGATAACTTTCCCGCTTCTTGGACGTTGGTTCTTCAAACGCGTGGATGATCATGTGTCTCAGTATTTATTTGTGCTTGGAATGGTGTTCCTCGGTGCCTTTCTTGCTGAAGCTGCAGGAATTGAGGCCATTATTGGTGCCTTCCTTGCGGGCCTGGCCCTGAACCGGCTCATACCGCATACCTCTGCCCTGATGAACAGGATTGAATTTGTGGGAAACGCTCTGTTTATTCCGTTTTTTCTGATTGGCGTAGGAATGCTGATAGACTACCGGGCTTTCTTCAAAAGCTTCGAAACCATATGGGTGGCAATTGTAATGACCGGTTGTGCAACGGGATCCAAGTATGCAGCTGCCTGGTTAACCTCCAAAACCTTTGGTTATTCAAAAGATGAGCTAAGGCTTATGTTTGGCTTAAGCAATGCTCAGGCCGCGGCCACGTTGGCAGCAGTGCTGGTTGGTTACAACGTGATTATGGGCACCACCGATACTGGCGAGCCAATACGGTTACTGAGTGAGGAGGTGTTGAATGGAACCATTCTGATGATTCTCGCAACGTGCACCATAGGCTCTATATCAGCGCAAAAAGGTGCGGTTAATCTCGTGAATTCTGCCGATTCGAATGAAGATATGGCAGAAGAGGAAAGTACTCAGCGGATCTTGATCCCAACCAATAATAGCGATATTACAGAGGAACTTGTGAATCTGGGCTTACTTATTAAGAACGAAAAACACCGATCGGGTCTGGTTGCTCTAAATGTTCTGAATATTATACCAAACGGAGAAACCAACGAGAAAGAATCAAAAAAAGTACTGGAGGTAGCTGAAAGAGCTGCAGCAGCAGCCAGCAATGAGCTAAAGCCCGTTCTTCTGCGTGAAACCAATGTGGTAAACGGAATTCAAAAAACGGTCATTGATGAACGTGTTACCGATATCATCCTTGGGATAACAGATAACAGGAGCCTGGTAGATACTTTTTTTGGTACTGTAACCGAAGGGGTAATCAGTAGATGCGAAGCTGTGCTTTTTATATACAGCCCCAGGCAACCGATTGTTACCGTAAAACGGCATCTTGTAATTGTCCCAGCGAATGTCGAGAAAGAAAAAGGTTTTAGGACATGGTTATCTCGAATTTTTAAAATCGGAAAACATACAGGCGCTCAGTTAAGGTTTTGTTGCAACGAGCGCAGCATGAAGTACATTGAGCGTTATGCCAAAAAAGCTGAAATTGAAGTAAAGCATACCTTGCTCAAGGATTTTGAGGATTTCCTGGTAGTTGCAAAGGAAGTTCGCAGTGATGACAACCTGATCGTGGTCATGAGCCGTCCCGAGTTTCCTTCATATAATCCTCAAATGAAGAATGTTAGAAAACAACTTCTCAAATATTTTGATCAAACCAGTTTTATTCTGGTGTATCCTCTGCAATCCAAGTATCAAAGTTCTTCAGGTTTCAACAATCCATCCATCCATACATCTTTCAGTGGAGAACTCTCCAAAATAGACAAGATCGGAAAATCCCTTGGTGGATTCCTTCGCAGGGAATAGAGCTATGCGAACTCCGACAACTCCAGCCAGCGCAGGGTTTTGTCGTCAATCGCGGCCATTACCTCACCGAGCTTCGCGCTGTATTCAGTGAGGGCTTCGTGATCGGTTTCGCTCGCAAGCTGCGCTTCGAGTTCGGCCTTTTGCTGCTCAAGTCCGGCGATTTCTTCTTCAAGGCGTTCAAACTCCAGTTTTTCCTTG contains:
- a CDS encoding T9SS C-terminal target domain-containing protein encodes the protein MVIIRPNPFFFSEFRPNLNQIAMKKLILLPLLLSLAMPVSAQNWVTIPDANFVNRLNQQFPSCMNGNQMNTDCPGIVNATVLNVQLANIADLTGLEYFVNLEVLNCSNNNILSSLPELPTTLTELWCNGNNLTSLPELPPNLTKLICFFNQLTAIPELPSTLTELRCHSNNIITIPQLPSALTQLWCAQNNLNSLPVLPESLTQLRCGENELTALPELPISLVELQCQYNSITWLPELPPSLSMLLCHSNSLNCLPTLPLSLTNSSTSNFNISLNPLTCLPNYVPAMDGPTNSVWLTYPLCGLGELESNPNNCSTIDGIAGTVYNDINGDCLENEAEVGVVNATIKLLNEFDEIVATANSFGSGESALYNFAADPGNYTVQLVTENMPFQTSCANPGGSQEVELTTDEPIALNVNFGVECSPGFDVGVQSVLTTGWVFPGQIHTLKIASGDMSAWHGLQCAEDVEGTVTVYVDGPVSYAGPAGGALTPTVTGDLQFTYDIADFSLVNMHQDFRLLLETDTTAQEGDLICVDIVVDPIDGDFNPDNNTHSQCYEVFNSYDPNIKQVWPHDVAPGYDDYFNYTIYFQNTGTAPAFNIRLADTLDTNLDLNTFEVTAYSHPVLTYLHGNVLTFRFNNIMLPDSTTDFEGSIGYVQYRIKAVEGLPVGTVIENTAHIYFDFNEAIVTNTTQNEFVIITSANQPQQQLATVFPNPANGQFNVLFTNYYSGTTHMEVYNLSGQRVMQRQVNENQVVLDLVGYPAGMYFLHVRNERGSETLKLIKQ
- a CDS encoding MFS transporter; the encoded protein is MLIKGDKKVIRGWAMYDWANSVYSLVITSTIFPIFYESISVIKTPEGDVITDLVFEATGYRNTALYSYTMSAAFLLVAIISPLLSGIADYTGSKKNYLMFFCYLGSAACIGLYFFDMNSLFFGMSMVFVACAAFCASLVFYDAYLPEIAEPKDHDRVSAQGYAMGYIGSVLLLLLNLSMIMMPEWFGIDPENKSLPARLSFLSVGIWWAGFAQFTFFRLPANVYGRKPKGDVIRKGYLELVKVWHELKQTKRLWRYLLAFFVFNTAVQTVMYMAATFAAKEVKQINSNGNVEPMSADSLIISILIIQLVAIVGAIFFSKLSSRIGNIRALMVSVVIWIGVCVAAYYVHFDTQFFVVAGVVGLVMGGIQSLSRSTYAKFLPDTINHTSYFSFYNVCYYLGTVLGTFAYGLAFQLTGTLRASIFAIGSFFVIGLIMLLFVPKEEVAIERETERASGY
- a CDS encoding T9SS C-terminal target domain-containing protein; this encodes MQKSILLALLMSTGLFASAQWVTIPDDNFANKLNELFPECMDGNQMDTQCADVVNATSINVNGSNITELTGIEYFVNLEVLWCSNNNLAYLPELPQLLKHLNCSSNSLTELPALPQSLEGLFNCSNNNLTELPELPPLITTLLCRHNNLYSLPTLPPSLVELECFNNNITTLPELPSSITELKCNDNNLVFLPELPQSLSILRCYNNNLSSLPELPESLTYLRCDNNSLTSIPELPQNLWFLNCDFNNLTSLPDLPNALTSLACNNNNLTLLPELPPSLTYFQCAHNNLTVIPELPQSLLLFDCGGNYLTDLPDLPNSLTALRCQSNELNFLPELPSTLIELLCDSNNILCLPILPVSLTSSNINYFNISNNPFTCLPNYLQAMSGADNSQWLSYPLCNMSDPEGNPYGCSSLDGISGTVYHDINTNCEEDETESGIINVPLNIFNESGDLLATTFTFGNSIYNFAASSGNYTVQLVTENMPFQISCDDPGDSQLVELTANESSALNVDFGVECMSGFDVGVQSVVNTGWAFPGQVHTLNITAIEMNNWYGLQCAQGLSGSVTVNIDGPVTYVGPANNALTPIVSGDLQFTYDIADFSLVNMQQDFNLLLETDTTAQTGDLVCVDIVVTPIDGDFNPANNTYNHCYEVVNSYDPNIKQVWPHDVAPGFDDYFNYTIYFQNTGTAPAFNIRLADTLDTNLDLNTFEVTAYSHPVLTYLHGNVLTFRFNNIMLPDSTTDFEGSIGYVQYRIKAVEGLPVGTVIENTAHIFFDFNEAIVTNTTQNEFVIDTSIDHMQKQLATVFPNPGNGQFNVLFTNYYSGTTHMEVYNLSGQRVMQRQVNENRVVLDLTGYPPGMYLLHLRNEHGSEAVRVVKH
- a CDS encoding nucleotidyltransferase domain-containing protein — its product is MFGLKDSDIEAMNHVLRAFPGIEEAVIFGSRAMGNYRRGSDVDIALFGEGVDVDTAQKVAWQLNEETLMPYRFDVLSYANISNPDLRDHIRRVGLTLYSTNPHRIAGEPVEEYLKSK